A part of Planococcus sp. MB-3u-03 genomic DNA contains:
- a CDS encoding YceD family protein codes for MKIAIQQLQKYRNDGMPIDQYVQLDEAKKRNSDIRAVSPIHVTGHCTIGSQQMTCMLHLEGTLTLPCARTWEDVEYPVSIDTVEIFDWSEKGREEGEDEYVHAVTTEVIDLQPILEELIALEVPIQVFKEDSEQTVIKGGNDWSYLSDEEVLAKKEEAQSKPDPRLADLAKYFDQTDE; via the coding sequence ATGAAAATAGCGATTCAACAGCTACAAAAGTATCGTAACGACGGGATGCCAATTGACCAGTATGTTCAATTGGATGAGGCGAAAAAGCGCAATAGCGATATTCGCGCCGTATCTCCTATACACGTCACAGGACACTGTACGATTGGTTCGCAACAAATGACGTGCATGCTTCATCTTGAAGGGACGCTTACGCTGCCCTGCGCACGAACTTGGGAAGATGTCGAATACCCGGTCAGCATCGACACCGTGGAAATCTTCGATTGGTCTGAAAAAGGCCGTGAAGAAGGCGAGGACGAATATGTCCACGCGGTAACTACTGAAGTCATTGATCTTCAGCCGATTTTAGAAGAGCTGATCGCCCTTGAAGTTCCTATACAGGTCTTTAAGGAAGACTCAGAACAAACCGTTATCAAAGGCGGCAACGACTGGTCTTATTTGTCAGACGAAGAAGTTTTGGCCAAGAAGGAAGAAGCACAATCAAAACCGGATCCAAGACTGGCTGATTTAGCCAAGTATTTCGATCAGACAGATGAATAG
- a CDS encoding nucleotidyltransferase has protein sequence MKATGIVVEYNPFHNGHLHHVAKAKELSGADVVVAVMSGQFLQRGEPAFADKWTRTEMALSAGVDLVIELPYAFATAQASEFARGAIELLDAAGCASFCFGSEQGEIEPFLNSLELLSTEREQYEKVIHDRVQTGISYPKALNDAYLSLTNGSGRYADLTKPNNILGYHYIEAARTINSAMAPLTIQRIGAGYHDPLEPGVAIASATGIRNAFFEGEELGELAPYLPLSSIRLLERVHAEQQGFVDWQRFYPMLRFTILREGPKALARFAEVTEGIENLIHESAKRSETFDVFINRVKSKRFTRTRIQRMLTHIFTGYTQQEARTATHPEYIRLLGMTHNGRRYLNEQKKAIPLPVISRAADLTGNMGQLDIRASALYLQAIGADSLKKEYTTPPIYLGDSSDK, from the coding sequence ATGAAAGCGACAGGAATCGTTGTTGAATATAACCCTTTCCATAATGGTCATTTGCATCACGTGGCGAAAGCAAAGGAGCTGTCAGGCGCCGATGTGGTCGTCGCCGTCATGAGCGGCCAATTCCTGCAGCGCGGCGAGCCGGCGTTTGCCGATAAATGGACGCGCACGGAAATGGCGCTCTCGGCTGGCGTCGATTTGGTCATCGAATTGCCTTATGCTTTTGCGACTGCGCAGGCTTCCGAATTCGCACGCGGCGCCATCGAATTGCTCGACGCAGCAGGATGCGCATCTTTTTGCTTCGGCAGCGAACAAGGCGAGATCGAACCGTTCCTGAACAGCCTGGAATTATTGAGCACAGAAAGAGAGCAATACGAAAAAGTCATCCATGATAGGGTTCAGACCGGCATCAGCTATCCAAAGGCGTTGAACGACGCCTACTTGAGCTTAACAAATGGCAGCGGCCGCTATGCCGACTTGACCAAGCCGAACAATATTCTCGGCTATCATTATATAGAAGCAGCCCGCACGATCAACAGCGCGATGGCACCGCTGACAATACAGCGCATCGGTGCAGGCTATCACGACCCGCTAGAGCCCGGTGTCGCGATCGCCAGTGCGACCGGCATCCGCAATGCCTTTTTCGAAGGCGAAGAACTTGGGGAATTAGCGCCGTATTTACCGTTGAGCAGCATCCGTTTGCTCGAACGCGTTCATGCGGAGCAGCAAGGATTCGTCGACTGGCAAAGGTTTTACCCGATGCTGCGTTTCACGATCTTGCGCGAAGGGCCAAAAGCACTTGCCCGTTTTGCCGAAGTGACGGAAGGCATCGAAAACTTGATCCACGAGTCGGCGAAGCGCTCGGAAACTTTCGATGTGTTTATCAACCGGGTGAAAAGCAAACGCTTTACCCGTACGCGCATACAGCGCATGCTGACCCATATTTTCACCGGCTACACGCAACAGGAAGCACGAACTGCCACACATCCGGAATACATCCGCTTGCTCGGCATGACGCATAACGGCAGACGTTATTTGAACGAACAGAAAAAAGCCATCCCGCTCCCTGTCATCAGCCGCGCCGCGGATTTGACAGGAAATATGGGACAGCTCGATATCCGCGCGTCAGCACTTTACCTTCAAGCGATTGGCGCAGACTCATTGAAAAAAGAATATACGACACCGCCTATTTATCTGGGCGATAGTTCCGACAAATAA
- a CDS encoding SepM family pheromone-processing serine protease: MKIKTMVFVLVMALVVFVSSYRLDAYISRPGDAYELSPLVEVEGRDEDDAGTLSLMTVTMFNATPALYIMAQFQEGYKVLDPEQVKPHESDEEYNVRQLKLMSDSQVNALQVAFEEAGKPYEVSSNGVFILNVLEDGAAAGLLSPGDRLMEIDGQSYGSMEEFLDYLSNKKVGDEVELVIERDERTINQTITLTPLPTEPERAGIGISFVEDKEIETTPDVSIDSDTIGGPSAGLMFTLEILNQLVDEDITHGYDIAGTGTMESDGTVGPIGGIDQKVIAADRAGIDVFFAPDNEGGSGTPSNFDVAMETAEEIGTEMDIVPVANIDAALDYLSELSPR, encoded by the coding sequence ATGAAAATAAAAACTATGGTTTTTGTGCTGGTGATGGCGCTCGTCGTGTTCGTCAGCTCCTACCGGCTGGATGCTTATATTTCACGCCCGGGCGATGCATATGAGTTATCGCCGCTGGTGGAAGTGGAGGGGCGGGATGAAGATGACGCAGGCACGCTCAGCTTGATGACCGTGACGATGTTCAATGCGACTCCCGCTTTATACATTATGGCGCAATTCCAGGAAGGCTATAAAGTGCTCGACCCGGAACAAGTGAAGCCCCATGAAAGTGACGAAGAGTACAATGTCAGGCAGCTGAAGCTAATGTCTGACTCCCAGGTCAATGCGCTGCAAGTGGCCTTTGAAGAAGCCGGCAAACCGTATGAAGTATCGAGCAACGGCGTCTTTATCCTGAACGTACTGGAAGACGGGGCCGCTGCCGGTTTATTGTCGCCTGGCGACCGCTTGATGGAAATCGATGGGCAGTCTTATGGTTCGATGGAAGAATTCCTGGATTACTTGAGCAATAAAAAAGTTGGGGATGAAGTGGAATTGGTGATCGAGCGTGATGAACGCACGATCAATCAAACAATCACACTGACCCCGCTGCCGACAGAGCCTGAGCGCGCAGGCATCGGCATTTCCTTTGTAGAAGACAAGGAAATCGAAACGACTCCAGATGTTTCAATCGATTCCGATACCATCGGCGGGCCGTCCGCCGGATTGATGTTCACTTTGGAAATCTTGAATCAATTGGTGGATGAAGACATTACCCATGGGTATGACATCGCTGGCACCGGCACAATGGAAAGCGATGGAACGGTCGGGCCTATCGGCGGGATCGACCAAAAGGTCATAGCAGCAGACCGCGCCGGCATCGACGTTTTCTTCGCACCGGATAATGAGGGCGGTTCCGGGACGCCGAGCAATTTTGATGTCGCGATGGAAACCGCAGAAGAGATCGGCACCGAGATGGATATCGTCCCGGTCGCCAACATCGATGCTGCACTGGATTATTTGTCGGAACTATCGCCCAGATAA
- a CDS encoding DUF7147 family protein yields MIQRFIELGEGYGDIYELRQLMESNRERFMHGFVFVSKTKDGHPVVSVAAAFRPAQEGNFMPIYLCREGVPDGSKRLAVFEDAVKEMGHEPIRMDVKHSSQYADTKLYFGHLIAILRLNHYIPPMQ; encoded by the coding sequence ATGATACAACGTTTTATCGAGCTCGGAGAAGGGTACGGCGATATATATGAACTTCGCCAATTGATGGAAAGCAATAGAGAACGGTTTATGCACGGTTTCGTGTTCGTTTCAAAAACGAAAGACGGCCATCCTGTCGTTTCCGTCGCCGCTGCATTCCGGCCAGCCCAAGAAGGCAATTTCATGCCTATCTATCTATGCCGCGAAGGCGTACCGGACGGATCGAAGCGATTGGCCGTGTTCGAGGATGCCGTCAAGGAAATGGGCCATGAGCCGATTCGCATGGACGTCAAGCATTCTTCACAATACGCGGACACCAAACTTTATTTCGGCCACCTTATCGCCATTCTCAGGCTCAACCATTATATTCCGCCGATGCAATGA